The proteins below are encoded in one region of Streptomyces ficellus:
- a CDS encoding Cys-Gln thioester bond-forming surface protein encodes MFAGFSVRRWRRRPARLLAAVVTSGLVAGGAVAGATAAVADEASQHQGGAAATLNGLTTFDQAVLHVDGEKQEIPAGLFEMTVDGGGTLKTYCVDLHKPTQEKARYQETSWDQTALGGNKDAGRIRWILQHSYPQVDDLGELAADAGTGPLTAGTAAAGTQVAIWRYSDKAQIQALDPAAERLADWLEKEARSVAEPEASLSLEPSAVSGPAGGRIGPVTVRTDAARVSVSPPADAAASGIRITDGNGKPVTSAADGSRLYFDVPAKAADGSAALTVQATTSVPVGRAFSGVTKSQTQILAGSSESTVSATAGATWATAGPIPALSARKNCAKSGVDVTVTNRGDAAFGFELMGLTHSVRAGETRTVTVPVAEDQPYDVTVTAPGGFRKTFTGTLDCRTTGSTAVPMTGEQGNGPSPLSAGGTSTGPVGTDDGPDLAETGASGATPMIAGIALAMLVIGGAAVFLLRKKKDPGAED; translated from the coding sequence GTGTTTGCTGGGTTTTCTGTACGGAGGTGGAGGAGGCGTCCCGCCCGCCTCCTCGCCGCGGTCGTGACCTCCGGTCTGGTCGCCGGGGGAGCGGTGGCCGGGGCGACCGCCGCCGTGGCCGACGAGGCATCACAGCACCAGGGCGGCGCCGCCGCCACCCTCAACGGGCTCACCACCTTCGACCAGGCGGTGCTCCACGTCGACGGTGAGAAGCAGGAGATCCCGGCGGGCCTCTTCGAGATGACCGTCGACGGCGGCGGAACGCTCAAGACCTACTGCGTCGACCTCCACAAGCCCACCCAGGAGAAGGCCCGGTACCAGGAGACGTCCTGGGACCAGACCGCGCTCGGCGGCAACAAGGACGCGGGCCGGATCCGGTGGATCCTCCAGCACTCCTACCCCCAGGTCGACGACTTGGGCGAGCTGGCGGCGGACGCCGGCACGGGACCGCTCACCGCCGGCACCGCGGCCGCCGGCACGCAGGTCGCCATCTGGCGCTACTCGGACAAGGCGCAGATCCAGGCGCTCGACCCGGCGGCCGAGAGGCTCGCCGACTGGCTGGAGAAGGAGGCCCGGAGCGTCGCGGAGCCCGAGGCGTCGCTCAGCCTGGAGCCCAGCGCCGTGTCCGGCCCCGCCGGCGGCCGGATCGGCCCCGTGACCGTGCGCACCGACGCCGCCCGGGTCTCGGTGTCCCCGCCCGCCGACGCCGCCGCCAGCGGGATCAGGATCACCGACGGCAACGGCAAGCCGGTCACCTCGGCGGCCGACGGCAGCCGGCTGTACTTCGACGTCCCCGCCAAGGCGGCCGACGGCTCCGCCGCGCTCACCGTGCAGGCCACCACCTCCGTGCCGGTCGGCCGCGCCTTCAGCGGCGTCACCAAGAGCCAGACGCAGATCCTGGCCGGCTCCAGCGAGTCGACCGTCTCCGCCACCGCCGGGGCCACCTGGGCGACGGCCGGCCCCATACCGGCCCTCTCGGCCCGGAAGAACTGCGCCAAGAGCGGCGTGGACGTCACGGTCACCAACCGGGGCGACGCCGCCTTCGGCTTCGAGCTGATGGGCCTCACCCACTCCGTCCGGGCCGGCGAGACCCGCACCGTGACCGTCCCGGTCGCGGAGGACCAGCCGTACGACGTCACGGTCACCGCCCCCGGCGGCTTCCGGAAGACGTTCACCGGCACCCTCGACTGCCGCACCACGGGCAGCACCGCCGTCCCCATGACCGGCGAGCAGGGCAACGGGCCGAGCCCCCTCTCGGCAGGCGGCACGTCCACCGGCCCCGTTGGGACGGACGACGGACCGGACCTCGCCGAGACGGGAGCCTCCGGCGCCACGCCCATGATCGCGGGCATAGCGCTGGCGATGCTGGTGATCGGCGGCGCCGCCGTCTTCCTGCTCCGCAAGAAGAAGGACCCGGGCGCCGAGGACTGA
- a CDS encoding PP2C family serine/threonine-protein phosphatase: MSQRHQLSACPSCEEPLDSGDLFCGACGYDLSAVPPPPEDRPTMVMGSPVGGATWPTAPAEQPAPGAAAVRFDARATGDGDFELPAPAPAPAEAPAPPPAPAPAPGTAPAPVRAQAGAPGPAPGGGAPGDGVPGADPAPAGGAPDPRAAEHTAAPAAGTRLCVACRAGHVDPDGYCENCGHAQPRERDHMEEELGAVAAVSDRGLRHHRNEDAFAVSSTALPDGSPAVVAIVCDGVSSATRPDEASAAAAAAANESLLASLPRGTHPQAAMHDAIVAAADAVNALANTGGGQDGAMEHDPHRHQNAPACTLVGAVVANGLLVVGWVGDSRAYWVPDDRGGPPARLTEDDSWAAQMVAAGLMNEAEAYADERAHAITGWLGADAYELDPHTAAFKPDRPGVVVVCTDGLWNYAEGARDMARVVPPDAAARPLHSARVLVGHALDGGGHDNVTVALVPFAVAPGGAGSA, from the coding sequence ATGTCGCAGAGGCACCAGTTGTCAGCCTGCCCCAGCTGCGAGGAGCCGCTGGATTCGGGTGACCTGTTCTGCGGTGCGTGCGGGTACGACCTGTCGGCCGTACCCCCGCCGCCGGAGGACCGGCCGACCATGGTCATGGGCTCGCCCGTCGGCGGCGCCACGTGGCCCACCGCGCCGGCCGAGCAGCCCGCCCCGGGCGCCGCCGCCGTGCGCTTCGACGCCCGCGCCACGGGCGACGGCGACTTCGAGCTCCCGGCCCCGGCGCCCGCACCGGCCGAGGCCCCAGCGCCGCCGCCCGCCCCGGCACCCGCCCCCGGTACCGCCCCGGCTCCGGTGCGGGCTCAGGCCGGTGCTCCCGGTCCGGCCCCGGGCGGCGGTGCCCCGGGCGACGGTGTCCCGGGGGCCGACCCGGCACCGGCCGGGGGCGCGCCCGATCCCCGGGCGGCCGAGCACACGGCGGCGCCGGCCGCCGGGACCCGGCTGTGCGTGGCCTGCCGGGCCGGGCACGTGGATCCGGACGGGTACTGCGAGAACTGCGGGCACGCCCAGCCGCGCGAGCGCGACCACATGGAGGAGGAGCTCGGCGCGGTCGCCGCCGTCAGCGACCGCGGGCTGCGCCACCACCGCAACGAGGACGCTTTCGCCGTGTCGTCGACGGCCCTGCCGGACGGTTCGCCGGCGGTCGTCGCGATCGTCTGCGACGGGGTGTCGTCGGCGACCCGCCCCGACGAGGCGTCGGCCGCCGCCGCGGCCGCGGCCAACGAGTCGCTCCTGGCGTCCCTTCCGCGCGGCACCCACCCGCAGGCGGCGATGCACGACGCGATCGTCGCCGCCGCCGACGCGGTCAACGCCCTGGCGAACACCGGCGGCGGTCAGGACGGCGCCATGGAGCACGACCCGCACCGCCACCAGAACGCCCCGGCCTGCACGCTCGTCGGCGCGGTCGTCGCGAACGGCCTGCTGGTGGTCGGCTGGGTCGGCGACAGCCGCGCCTACTGGGTGCCGGACGACCGCGGCGGCCCGCCCGCCCGGCTCACCGAGGACGACTCGTGGGCCGCGCAGATGGTCGCCGCCGGACTGATGAACGAGGCCGAGGCGTACGCGGACGAGCGGGCCCACGCCATCACGGGCTGGCTGGGGGCCGACGCGTACGAACTCGACCCGCACACCGCGGCGTTCAAGCCCGACCGGCCCGGTGTCGTCGTGGTGTGCACGGACGGCCTGTGGAACTACGCGGAGGGGGCGCGGGACATGGCGCGGGTGGTCCCGCCGGACGCGGCGGCCCGGCCCCTGCACAGCGCCCGGGTCCTGGTCGGGCACGCGCTCGACGGTGGCGGGCACGACAACGTAACGGTGGCCCTCGTGCCGTTCGCGGTGGCGCCCGGAGGGGCAGGATCGGCCTGA
- a CDS encoding acyl-CoA thioesterase produces MARHIYSCPLRWSDMDAFGHVNNVVFLRYLEEARIDFMFRLAPGDGSPSFSGGSVVARHEIDYVRPLVHRHEPVTIESWVTKIGAASLTIAYEIKDPDQVYVRASTVVVPFDLEAQRPRRISAEERSFLEEYVDDGMRSPAPGEAAAA; encoded by the coding sequence GTGGCTCGTCACATCTACAGCTGTCCCCTCCGCTGGTCGGACATGGACGCCTTCGGGCACGTCAACAACGTCGTCTTCCTCCGGTACCTGGAGGAGGCGCGGATCGACTTCATGTTCCGGCTCGCGCCGGGGGACGGTTCGCCCTCCTTCTCCGGCGGGTCCGTCGTGGCCCGGCACGAGATCGACTACGTGCGCCCGTTGGTCCACCGGCACGAGCCGGTGACCATCGAGTCGTGGGTCACGAAGATCGGCGCGGCGTCGCTGACGATCGCGTACGAGATCAAGGACCCGGACCAGGTGTACGTGCGGGCCTCGACGGTCGTCGTGCCGTTCGACCTGGAGGCCCAGCGCCCGCGCCGCATCTCGGCGGAGGAGCGGTCGTTCCTCGAGGAGTACGTCGACGACGGCATGCGCTCGCCCGCGCCGGGGGAGGCCGCCGCGGCATGA
- a CDS encoding FHA domain-containing protein, which yields MPTCPNGHQSGSDDWCEVCGHRMTGAGAPAGAVPPPPPPPPPPAYGYPGPAGPGGPGGPGGFANGDPNATAQAELCPQCRTPREAMAPFCEECRWNFLTNTATSYTPVAPPPMPGNQGRPGGPGGPGGPPPGLNLPPGFQSQSPSQAPQPPQAPQPQAPRPPDPFDYQGSRPSQMNRPAEPLPPEPPSHQGPPQGAPQGPPPVPQAFQQPPGPPRPPQAFQQPGPPPPPQPQSPAHPTGGGGDDWMLPPPSQPGPPAPQPHTQQPQPQAQQPHQPHQPHQPQAQHQPQAQPHQSQHQPPQAQQAPAGWTAVVAPDREYFMAMMRRSGPEAAGLNLPAYSPEQRLTLTGTQISIGRRRHSTGESPDIDLSVPPEDPGVSHQHAVLVQQPDGSWAVVDQNSTNGTTVNGAEDPIQPYVPVPLQDGDRVHVGAWTTITVRRG from the coding sequence ATGCCGACCTGCCCGAACGGACACCAGTCGGGTTCCGACGACTGGTGCGAGGTCTGCGGACACCGCATGACCGGGGCGGGCGCGCCTGCGGGTGCCGTTCCGCCGCCGCCTCCCCCGCCGCCGCCGCCCGCGTACGGCTACCCCGGCCCGGCCGGCCCCGGTGGTCCCGGCGGCCCCGGTGGTTTCGCGAACGGTGACCCGAACGCCACCGCGCAGGCGGAGCTGTGTCCGCAGTGCCGCACTCCGCGCGAGGCCATGGCCCCGTTCTGCGAAGAGTGCCGGTGGAACTTCCTGACCAACACGGCCACGTCGTACACCCCCGTCGCCCCGCCGCCCATGCCGGGCAACCAGGGCCGTCCCGGGGGCCCCGGTGGTCCCGGTGGTCCGCCGCCCGGGCTGAACCTGCCGCCCGGCTTCCAGTCGCAGTCGCCGTCGCAGGCCCCGCAGCCACCACAGGCCCCCCAGCCGCAGGCGCCGCGGCCGCCGGACCCGTTCGACTACCAGGGCTCCCGCCCCTCGCAGATGAACCGCCCCGCCGAACCGCTGCCTCCCGAGCCGCCGTCCCACCAGGGGCCGCCCCAGGGCGCGCCGCAGGGTCCGCCGCCGGTTCCCCAGGCGTTCCAGCAGCCGCCCGGTCCGCCGCGGCCGCCGCAGGCGTTCCAGCAGCCGGGCCCGCCGCCCCCGCCGCAGCCCCAGTCACCCGCGCACCCGACCGGTGGCGGCGGGGACGACTGGATGCTGCCCCCGCCCTCGCAGCCCGGCCCCCCGGCACCACAGCCGCACACGCAGCAGCCGCAGCCGCAGGCACAGCAGCCGCACCAGCCGCATCAGCCGCATCAGCCGCAGGCGCAGCACCAGCCGCAAGCGCAGCCTCACCAGTCGCAGCACCAGCCGCCGCAGGCACAGCAGGCGCCCGCGGGCTGGACCGCGGTGGTCGCGCCCGACCGTGAGTACTTCATGGCGATGATGCGGCGCAGCGGCCCCGAGGCGGCGGGCCTCAACCTGCCCGCGTACTCCCCCGAGCAGCGCCTGACGCTGACCGGCACCCAGATCAGCATCGGCCGCCGGCGGCACTCCACGGGCGAGTCCCCCGACATCGACCTGTCCGTGCCGCCGGAGGACCCGGGCGTCTCGCACCAGCACGCGGTGCTGGTGCAGCAGCCGGACGGTTCCTGGGCGGTGGTGGACCAGAACTCCACCAACGGCACCACCGTCAACGGCGCCGAGGATCCGATCCAGCCCTACGTCCCCGTCCCGCTCCAGGACGGCGACCGGGTGCACGTGGGCGCCTGGACGACGATCACCGTCCGCCGGGGCTGA
- a CDS encoding vWA domain-containing protein: MANFSKSNVPQFSVDVYQNEYLPEGGREVNAIVTVTSTGGGTSGGVPLTGASVSPAYIPGRGPSAAVVIMVDCSGSMEYPPTKMRNARDATAAAIDTLRDGVAFAVVAGTHVAHEVYPGGGRLATADARTRAEARDALRRLSAGGGTAIGTWLTLADRLLASADVPIRHGILLTDGRNEHESPEDLRAALDACAGRFTCDARGVGTDWEVKEVTGIASALLGTADIVADPAGLAADFTRMMEDAMGKEVADVSLRLWTPVGVEIVFVKQVAPTVEDLSDRRTEAGPRAGDYPTGSWGDESRDYHVCVRVPEAGIGQEMLAARVSLVLPDPAGGTPQALSHGLVRAVWTDDMAASTSINPQVAHYTGQAELAQVIQQGLDARKSGDFDGATAKLGRAVQLAAASGNADTAKLLSKVVDVVDAATGTVRLKAKVAEADEMTLETRSTKTVRVKK; the protein is encoded by the coding sequence ATGGCGAACTTCTCCAAGTCGAACGTGCCGCAGTTCTCGGTGGACGTGTACCAGAACGAGTACCTCCCGGAGGGCGGGCGCGAGGTCAACGCGATCGTCACGGTCACCTCGACGGGTGGCGGCACCAGCGGCGGGGTGCCGTTGACCGGGGCGTCGGTCTCACCGGCGTACATACCGGGGCGGGGGCCGTCCGCCGCCGTCGTGATCATGGTCGACTGCTCCGGGTCCATGGAGTACCCGCCGACGAAGATGCGCAACGCGCGGGACGCCACCGCGGCCGCGATCGACACCCTGCGCGACGGCGTCGCCTTCGCGGTGGTCGCCGGCACCCATGTCGCGCACGAGGTCTATCCCGGCGGGGGACGGCTGGCCACCGCCGACGCCCGCACCCGCGCCGAGGCGAGGGACGCGCTGCGCAGGCTGAGCGCGGGCGGCGGCACGGCGATCGGTACGTGGCTGACGCTCGCCGACCGGCTGCTGGCGTCCGCCGACGTACCGATCCGGCACGGCATCCTGCTGACCGACGGGCGCAACGAGCACGAGTCGCCGGAGGACCTGCGGGCCGCGCTGGACGCCTGCGCGGGCCGCTTCACCTGCGACGCGCGCGGGGTGGGGACCGACTGGGAGGTCAAGGAGGTCACCGGCATCGCCTCGGCCCTGCTCGGCACGGCGGACATCGTCGCCGACCCGGCGGGCCTCGCCGCGGACTTCACGCGGATGATGGAGGACGCCATGGGCAAGGAGGTCGCCGACGTGAGCCTCCGCCTGTGGACCCCGGTCGGGGTGGAGATCGTCTTCGTCAAGCAGGTGGCCCCGACGGTGGAGGACCTGTCGGACCGGCGTACGGAGGCGGGGCCCCGGGCCGGTGACTACCCGACCGGCTCGTGGGGCGACGAGTCCCGTGACTACCACGTCTGCGTCCGGGTGCCGGAGGCGGGAATCGGCCAGGAGATGCTCGCCGCCCGGGTCTCGCTCGTCCTGCCCGACCCCGCCGGCGGCACCCCGCAGGCCCTGTCGCACGGGCTGGTACGTGCGGTGTGGACGGACGACATGGCGGCGTCCACGTCGATCAACCCCCAGGTCGCGCACTACACGGGTCAGGCCGAACTGGCGCAGGTCATCCAGCAGGGGCTGGACGCCCGCAAGTCGGGTGATTTCGACGGCGCGACGGCGAAGCTCGGCCGGGCGGTGCAGCTCGCGGCCGCCTCCGGCAACGCGGACACTGCGAAACTCCTTTCGAAGGTGGTGGACGTGGTCGACGCGGCGACAGGTACTGTGCGACTGAAGGCGAAGGTCGCGGAAGCGGACGAGATGACCCTCGAAACGCGCTCCACGAAGACCGTTCGCGTCAAGAAATAG
- the ettA gene encoding energy-dependent translational throttle protein EttA, with protein sequence MAEYIYTMRKTRKAHGDKVILDDVTLSFLPGAKIGVVGPNGAGKSTVLKIMAGLEQPSNGDAFLSPGYTVGILLQEPPLDESKTVLENVQDGVGEIKGKLDRFNAIAEEMATNYTDALMEEMGKLQEELDHANAWDLDAQLEQAMDALGCPPGDWPVTNLSGGEKRRVALCKLLLEAPDLLLLDEPTNHLDAESVQWLEQHLAKYAGTVVAITHDRYFLDNVAEWILELDRGRAYPYEGNYSKYLETKQTRLKVEGQKDAKRAKRLKEELEWVRSNAKGRQAKSKARLARYEEMAAEADKMRKLDFEEIQIPPGPRLGNVVVEVENLNKAFGDKVLIDDLSFSLPRNGIVGVIGPNGAGKTTLFKMIQGLEEPDSGDIRVGETVKISYVDQSRANIDPKKTLWAVVSDELDYINVGQVEMPSRAYVSAFGFKGPDQQKPAGVLSGGERNRLNLALTLKQGGNLLLLDEPTNDLDVETLSSLENALLEFPGAAVVVSHDRWFLDRVATHILAYEGDSKWFWFEGNFESYEKNKIERLGPDAARPHRATYKKLTRG encoded by the coding sequence TTGGCTGAGTACATCTACACGATGCGCAAGACGCGCAAGGCGCACGGCGACAAGGTCATCCTCGATGACGTGACGCTGAGCTTCCTGCCCGGTGCGAAGATCGGTGTGGTCGGCCCGAACGGCGCCGGTAAGTCGACCGTGCTGAAGATCATGGCCGGTCTGGAGCAGCCGTCCAACGGTGACGCCTTCCTGTCGCCCGGGTACACAGTCGGCATCCTGCTCCAGGAGCCGCCGCTGGACGAGTCCAAGACGGTCCTCGAGAACGTCCAGGACGGCGTCGGCGAGATCAAGGGCAAGCTCGACCGGTTCAACGCCATCGCCGAGGAGATGGCGACGAACTACACGGACGCGCTCATGGAGGAGATGGGCAAGCTCCAGGAGGAGCTGGACCACGCCAACGCGTGGGACCTCGACGCCCAGCTCGAGCAGGCCATGGACGCCCTCGGCTGCCCGCCCGGCGACTGGCCCGTGACCAACCTCTCCGGTGGTGAGAAGCGCCGCGTCGCGCTCTGCAAGCTGCTGCTGGAGGCCCCCGACCTGCTGCTGCTCGACGAGCCCACCAACCACCTGGACGCCGAGTCCGTGCAGTGGCTGGAGCAGCACCTCGCCAAGTACGCCGGCACCGTCGTCGCCATCACCCACGACCGGTACTTCCTCGACAACGTCGCCGAGTGGATCCTCGAGCTCGACCGGGGCCGCGCCTACCCGTACGAGGGCAACTACTCGAAGTACCTGGAGACCAAGCAGACCCGTCTCAAGGTCGAGGGCCAGAAGGACGCCAAGCGCGCCAAGCGGCTCAAGGAAGAACTCGAGTGGGTCCGCTCCAACGCCAAGGGACGGCAGGCCAAGTCGAAGGCCCGTCTCGCCCGGTACGAGGAGATGGCGGCCGAGGCCGACAAGATGCGGAAGCTGGACTTCGAGGAGATCCAGATCCCGCCGGGCCCCCGCCTGGGCAATGTCGTCGTCGAGGTCGAGAACCTCAACAAGGCCTTCGGCGACAAGGTCCTCATCGACGACCTGAGCTTCTCGCTGCCCCGCAACGGCATCGTCGGCGTCATCGGCCCGAACGGCGCCGGCAAGACCACGCTGTTCAAGATGATCCAGGGCCTGGAGGAGCCGGACTCCGGCGACATCCGCGTCGGCGAGACCGTCAAGATCTCCTACGTCGACCAGAGCCGCGCCAACATCGACCCCAAGAAGACGCTGTGGGCGGTCGTCTCGGACGAGCTCGACTACATCAACGTCGGCCAGGTCGAGATGCCGTCCCGCGCCTACGTGTCGGCGTTCGGTTTCAAGGGCCCGGACCAGCAGAAGCCGGCCGGCGTCCTGTCCGGTGGTGAGCGCAACCGCCTGAACCTCGCGCTGACCCTCAAGCAGGGCGGCAACCTGCTGCTCCTCGACGAGCCGACCAACGACCTCGACGTCGAGACCCTGTCGTCGCTGGAGAACGCGCTGCTGGAGTTCCCGGGCGCGGCCGTGGTCGTCTCCCACGACCGCTGGTTCCTGGACCGGGTCGCCACGCACATCCTGGCGTACGAGGGCGACTCCAAGTGGTTCTGGTTCGAGGGCAACTTCGAGTCCTACGAGAAGAACAAGATCGAGCGCCTCGGCCCGGACGCGGCACGCCCGCACCGCGCCACGTACAAGAAGCTGACCCGGGGCTGA
- a CDS encoding globin, producing MNEIPRGTLQEQTFYEQVGGEPTFRRLVHRFYQGVAEDPLLRPMYPEEDLGPAEERLVLFLMQYWGGPRTYSDNRGHPRLRMRHAPFTVDRAAHDAWLKHMRAAVDELGLSEEHERTLWNYLTYAAASMVNTAD from the coding sequence GTGAATGAGATCCCGCGCGGCACGCTTCAGGAGCAGACCTTCTACGAGCAGGTCGGCGGCGAGCCCACCTTCCGGCGCCTCGTCCACCGCTTCTACCAGGGCGTCGCCGAGGACCCCCTGCTGCGGCCGATGTACCCGGAGGAGGACCTGGGTCCGGCCGAGGAGCGGCTGGTGCTGTTCCTGATGCAGTACTGGGGCGGCCCGCGCACCTACAGCGACAACCGCGGCCACCCGCGCCTGCGGATGCGCCACGCCCCCTTCACCGTGGACCGCGCGGCGCACGACGCCTGGCTGAAGCACATGCGGGCGGCCGTCGACGAACTCGGCCTGTCCGAGGAGCACGAGCGGACGCTGTGGAACTACCTCACGTACGCCGCCGCCTCCATGGTGAACACGGCCGACTGA
- a CDS encoding ABC transporter ATP-binding protein, whose amino-acid sequence MLQLEEAPLTPLAAPTVLVSGLTCELGGRTLLRDAAMTAHAGESVAVTGPSGSGKSTLLSCLAGLYRPRAGTVRVCGTDTGALRPAKAAAWRLGTLGFIYQFGELLPELSALENTALPLLIAGRGRREAYGTAGRLLRELGVGAVADSPAGVLSGGERQRVAVARALSTRPPVILADEPTGALDERATDDVCALLFALPVQYGCTLVVVTHNPVVAFCADRQLALRDRRLHETTDSTPAGA is encoded by the coding sequence GTGCTCCAGCTGGAAGAGGCACCCCTGACCCCCCTGGCCGCGCCCACCGTGCTGGTGTCCGGCCTGACCTGCGAACTCGGTGGCCGCACCCTGCTGCGCGACGCGGCCATGACCGCCCACGCGGGCGAGTCCGTCGCCGTCACGGGCCCCAGCGGCAGCGGCAAGTCCACCCTGCTGTCCTGCCTGGCCGGGCTGTACCGCCCCCGCGCCGGGACCGTCCGCGTGTGCGGCACCGACACCGGCGCGCTGCGGCCCGCGAAGGCCGCGGCGTGGCGGCTCGGCACCCTGGGCTTCATCTACCAGTTCGGGGAGCTGCTGCCCGAACTGAGCGCCCTGGAGAACACCGCGCTGCCCCTCCTCATCGCCGGCCGGGGCCGCCGCGAGGCGTACGGGACGGCCGGGCGGCTGCTGCGCGAGCTGGGCGTGGGCGCGGTCGCGGACTCCCCGGCCGGCGTCCTGTCCGGCGGCGAGCGCCAACGGGTCGCCGTGGCCCGCGCGTTGTCGACCCGGCCACCGGTGATCCTCGCCGACGAGCCGACCGGGGCGCTCGACGAGCGCGCCACGGACGACGTCTGCGCGCTGCTCTTCGCGCTGCCCGTCCAGTACGGCTGCACCCTCGTCGTGGTCACGCACAATCCCGTGGTCGCGTTCTGTGCCGACCGCCAACTGGCGCTCCGTGACCGGCGGTTGCACGAGACCACCGACAGCACCCCGGCGGGCGCGTGA
- a CDS encoding methyltransferase domain-containing protein: protein MGTHRTSGEGPSAEDPISEDPISEDPISEDPFAEEAAEARRELVREIAAGGDLQDPAWRSAFEDVPRHLFVPYFHIGVIGGYERLSCEDPDPARRRRWLEGAYLDRPLATRVRDRELVSSASQPSLMAAMLHALELRDGESVLEIGAGTGYNAALLAHRLGDERVTTIDLDEDITRAARAHLAAAGFRPAVVTGDGAAGCPGRAPFDAIVATCAVPSVPPAWLAQCRPGARVLAPLSTGLIRLRVRDEGHAEGRFLHTSAFFVPLRGGAAREPVVRTGGLPRHATENELFRFLLTLTAGSLDPYEAYSLWQRERRPARERFGVTVSDGHQWAWLDDPEGPYLWPLGTAD, encoded by the coding sequence ATGGGTACACACCGGACGTCCGGCGAGGGTCCGTCCGCCGAGGACCCGATCTCCGAGGACCCGATCTCCGAGGACCCGATCTCCGAGGATCCGTTCGCCGAGGAGGCCGCCGAGGCGCGGCGCGAGCTGGTGCGGGAGATCGCCGCGGGCGGTGACCTCCAGGACCCGGCCTGGCGGTCGGCGTTCGAGGACGTGCCCCGGCACCTGTTCGTGCCGTACTTCCACATCGGGGTGATCGGCGGGTACGAGCGGCTCTCGTGCGAGGACCCCGACCCGGCCCGGCGCAGGCGGTGGCTGGAGGGCGCCTACCTGGACCGACCGCTCGCCACGCGCGTACGCGACCGGGAACTGGTCTCCTCCGCCAGCCAGCCGTCCCTGATGGCCGCGATGCTGCACGCGCTGGAGCTGAGGGACGGCGAGAGCGTCCTGGAGATCGGTGCCGGCACCGGGTACAACGCGGCGCTCCTCGCCCACCGGCTGGGCGACGAGCGGGTGACGACCATCGACCTCGACGAGGACATCACGCGGGCGGCCCGGGCCCACCTCGCGGCGGCCGGGTTCCGCCCGGCCGTCGTCACCGGCGACGGGGCCGCCGGCTGCCCCGGCCGGGCGCCGTTCGACGCGATCGTCGCCACCTGCGCCGTGCCGTCCGTACCACCCGCGTGGCTCGCGCAGTGCCGGCCGGGAGCCCGCGTCCTGGCGCCGCTGTCCACCGGGCTCATCCGCCTGCGGGTACGGGACGAGGGCCACGCGGAGGGGCGGTTCCTCCACACGTCCGCCTTCTTCGTGCCCCTGCGCGGCGGGGCCGCCCGGGAGCCGGTGGTGCGCACGGGCGGCCTGCCGCGGCACGCCACCGAGAACGAGCTGTTCCGGTTCCTGCTGACGCTCACCGCGGGCAGCCTGGACCCGTACGAGGCGTACTCGCTCTGGCAGCGCGAGAGGCGCCCCGCACGGGAACGGTTCGGCGTGACGGTCAGCGACGGACACCAGTGGGCCTGGCTGGACGATCCCGAGGGGCCCTACCTCTGGCCCCTCGGCACCGCGGACTAG